A genomic region of Polypterus senegalus isolate Bchr_013 chromosome 17, ASM1683550v1, whole genome shotgun sequence contains the following coding sequences:
- the LOC120517237 gene encoding golgin subfamily A member 6-like protein 2 — protein sequence MEAWKELVDRGMQLQKKKNQLQKQEERLRQGDLNLRDQGQRQREDEQRTRDLEQHLTNLNLRRQEPFSQGLKVMKKISEEIRQCLENFWLELDKSQQQWELECRQWEEERQRWEEDWHLKEMEYSSNQRWKPDVDFQISK from the exons ATGGAGGCCTGGAAAGAGCTGGTAGACAGGGGCATGCAGCTTCAGAAGAAAAAGAACCAACTACAGAAGCAGGAGGAGAGGCTGAGGCAGGGAGATCTGAACCTAAGGGACCAAGGCCAACGGCAGAGGGAAGATGAACAGCGGACACGGGACCTGGAACAGCACCTGACGAATCTGAACCTGCGCAGGCAGGAGCCCTTCTCTCAGGGCTTGAAGGTGATGAAGAAGATTTCAGAAGAGATCAGGCAATGCCTGGAGAATTTCTGGCTGGAGCTGGACAAGAGCCAACAGCAGTGGGAGCTGGAATGCCGCCAGTGGGAAGAGGAGCGCCAGCGCTGGGAGGAAGACTGGCACTTGAAGGAAATGGAATACAGCTCCAATCAGAGATGGAAACCAGATGTGGACTTCCAG ATTTCCAAATAA